From a region of the Sinorhizobium sp. B11 genome:
- a CDS encoding amino acid ABC transporter ATP-binding protein, with product MLKVENVKKAFGPTTVLDGVNLTINPGEVVSILGSSGSGKSTLIRCINGLEKLNGGSITVDNFDVGKPKELAEARKRSATVFQLFNLYPHMTVLGNVTLAPVEVLKKPRAEAEATARALLQSVGLGDRADAYPAQLSGGQRQRVGICRALAMQPRYLLLDEVTSALDPEMTAEVLAILAKLAAEGTTMLFVTHEIEFARQISNRIVFLDKGKLLVDLPTADFFAAEGGMTNPRIAQFLSKMRKD from the coding sequence ATGCTCAAAGTAGAAAACGTCAAAAAGGCCTTTGGTCCTACAACCGTTCTCGATGGCGTCAACCTCACCATCAATCCCGGCGAGGTCGTATCCATTCTCGGCTCCTCCGGCTCCGGCAAATCGACGCTGATCCGTTGCATCAACGGCCTGGAAAAGTTGAACGGCGGCAGCATCACGGTCGATAATTTCGACGTCGGCAAGCCGAAGGAATTGGCCGAAGCCCGCAAGCGCTCGGCCACCGTTTTCCAGCTCTTCAATCTCTATCCGCATATGACCGTGCTCGGAAACGTGACGCTGGCTCCAGTCGAAGTGCTGAAAAAGCCGCGTGCCGAAGCCGAAGCCACCGCCCGTGCGCTGCTGCAATCCGTCGGCCTCGGAGATCGCGCCGATGCCTATCCAGCCCAGCTTTCCGGCGGCCAGCGCCAGCGCGTCGGCATTTGCCGGGCGCTTGCCATGCAGCCGCGTTACCTGCTGCTTGATGAAGTCACCAGCGCGCTCGACCCGGAAATGACGGCCGAAGTGCTGGCTATCCTCGCCAAGCTCGCAGCCGAAGGCACAACCATGCTCTTCGTCACCCACGAGATCGAATTCGCGCGGCAGATTTCCAACCGCATAGTCTTCCTCGACAAGGGCAAGCTGCTCGTCGATCTGCCGACTGCGGATTTCTTCGCCGCCGAGGGCGGCATGACCAACCCGCGTATCGCCCAGTTCCTGTCCAAAATGCGTAAAGATTAG
- a CDS encoding cupin domain-containing protein, protein MSDDHDHKHIDWREHGVKVIPGNALDPNTAQTPGMNRATAINNARAGAEKIWAGTVTIHANAKTGAHHHGDLESIIYVVKGKARMRWGENLEFTAEAGPGDFIYVPPFVPHQEINASRDETLECVLVRSGQEPVVVNLDIEPVEKPENVPWIDPIHRH, encoded by the coding sequence ATGAGCGACGATCACGACCACAAGCATATCGACTGGCGCGAACATGGCGTGAAGGTCATTCCCGGCAATGCGCTCGATCCGAACACCGCCCAGACGCCCGGCATGAACCGCGCAACCGCCATCAACAATGCACGCGCCGGCGCCGAGAAGATCTGGGCCGGCACGGTGACGATCCATGCCAATGCCAAGACCGGCGCCCATCATCACGGCGATCTCGAAAGCATCATCTATGTGGTGAAGGGCAAGGCCCGCATGCGCTGGGGCGAGAACCTCGAATTCACCGCGGAAGCCGGCCCCGGCGATTTCATCTATGTGCCGCCCTTCGTGCCGCATCAGGAAATCAATGCCAGCCGCGACGAGACGCTGGAATGCGTGCTCGTCCGCTCAGGCCAGGAACCCGTCGTGGTCAATCTCGATATCGAGCCGGTGGAGAAGCCGGAGAATGTGCCGTGGATCGATCCGATCCACAGACACTGA
- a CDS encoding isoaspartyl peptidase/L-asparaginase, whose translation MLLLANKEAWPGFPTTVQMLREGAISLDAMVAGISKVESEVQVRSVGYGGWPNMLGNMELDGAVMDGNTRDVGTVGAVPNTLPVARLAHEVMKRLPHVMLTGDGARRFASEIGFSEDDVLFEDSKRVWWERLEKELSPEELAKFPDIPLAPLSRAITDPERVRDTTVFLSADPARGIHAATSTSGWAWKYPGRLGDSPIPGAGFYADSRYGAAACTHTGEMTMRCSTARTVVLALKFGYSLSDAVKLAVEELNELSSGFLAGVVIHAVDAKGNHEVVNFRCEGEIRYWLWEDSMPEPELRAAKQA comes from the coding sequence ATGCTGCTCTTGGCCAATAAAGAAGCCTGGCCCGGTTTCCCGACGACGGTGCAGATGCTGCGCGAAGGCGCCATCAGCCTCGACGCCATGGTCGCCGGCATCAGCAAGGTGGAAAGCGAAGTCCAGGTCCGCAGCGTCGGTTACGGCGGCTGGCCGAACATGCTCGGCAATATGGAACTCGACGGCGCCGTCATGGATGGCAACACCCGCGATGTCGGCACTGTCGGCGCCGTGCCGAATACGCTGCCGGTCGCTCGCCTCGCCCACGAAGTAATGAAGCGCCTGCCGCATGTGATGCTGACCGGCGATGGCGCTCGCCGCTTTGCCAGTGAAATCGGTTTCTCCGAAGACGACGTGCTCTTCGAAGACAGCAAGCGCGTGTGGTGGGAGCGGCTGGAAAAGGAACTGTCGCCGGAAGAGCTGGCGAAATTTCCCGATATCCCTCTGGCGCCGCTGAGCCGCGCCATCACTGACCCCGAACGTGTGCGAGACACGACCGTCTTCCTGTCTGCCGACCCGGCGCGCGGCATCCATGCTGCGACATCGACATCCGGCTGGGCTTGGAAATATCCGGGCCGTCTGGGCGACAGCCCCATTCCCGGCGCCGGCTTCTATGCCGACAGCCGTTACGGCGCGGCCGCCTGCACCCATACCGGTGAAATGACCATGCGCTGCTCGACCGCGCGCACTGTCGTGCTGGCGCTCAAATTCGGCTATTCGCTTTCCGACGCCGTCAAGCTGGCGGTCGAGGAGCTCAATGAACTGTCCTCCGGTTTCCTGGCCGGCGTGGTCATCCATGCTGTCGATGCCAAGGGCAACCATGAGGTCGTGAATTTCAGATGCGAGGGCGAAATCCGCTACTGGCTCTGGGAGGACTCGATGCCCGAACCGGAACTTCGGGCCGCGAAACAGGCATAA
- a CDS encoding Xaa-Pro aminopeptidase: MAINLAPVTLPDFGPVTADQPQIPAGTYAARADAALKAAGTDWLVVYADREHFGNIMFLSGFEPRFEEALLLLGPKGKRVIITGNESESYTVLAGLPGIEVLRAQSFSLMGQDRTQNPRLVDRLKDAGIGKGQSIGLVGWKYLSVEEDEDHANCFFVPDFIVSVLRRLAGSVTDATTVLMHPENGLRSVVDVDQLAAFEWASARCSRALWRVVSGVREGDSEFEALGRLGYEGDPLNVHTMFASVSKGENIVGLRSPTARRMKQGDGVTTALGYWGALSSRAGLLTDHDEAFLKPAKAYFEALITWYETADIATTGGELFTAVTEKLKSAGLNSALNPGHLGSHEEWLHSPVRPGSTERLRSGMPFQVDVIPVPMPAGWALNSEDAIAFADADLRDAIRSRYPEMHARITARRAFIADKLGVALKETILPLSDTPLYLPPFWLKANHVLIRE, encoded by the coding sequence ATGGCAATCAACCTCGCACCCGTCACCCTGCCGGATTTCGGACCTGTAACCGCCGATCAGCCACAGATCCCGGCCGGGACCTATGCCGCCCGTGCCGATGCCGCGCTAAAAGCCGCCGGCACCGACTGGCTCGTCGTCTATGCTGACCGCGAGCACTTCGGCAACATCATGTTCCTCTCCGGTTTCGAACCACGCTTCGAGGAAGCGCTTCTGCTGCTCGGCCCCAAGGGCAAGCGTGTCATCATCACCGGCAATGAATCCGAGAGCTATACGGTTCTTGCCGGGCTGCCCGGTATCGAAGTACTGCGGGCGCAAAGCTTCAGTCTGATGGGCCAGGACCGCACGCAAAACCCGCGCCTTGTCGATCGCCTGAAAGACGCCGGTATTGGCAAGGGCCAGAGTATCGGGCTCGTCGGCTGGAAATACCTTTCGGTGGAAGAGGACGAAGACCACGCAAACTGCTTTTTCGTTCCCGACTTCATCGTCTCAGTGCTGCGCCGTCTCGCCGGCAGCGTCACCGACGCGACCACCGTCCTGATGCATCCGGAAAACGGCCTGCGCTCTGTCGTCGATGTCGATCAGCTCGCCGCTTTTGAATGGGCCTCGGCCCGTTGCTCACGCGCGCTCTGGCGCGTCGTCTCGGGGGTTCGTGAAGGCGACAGCGAGTTCGAAGCGCTCGGACGGCTTGGTTATGAAGGCGATCCGCTGAACGTCCACACCATGTTCGCCTCCGTCAGCAAGGGCGAAAACATCGTCGGCCTGCGCAGCCCGACGGCGCGGCGCATGAAGCAGGGCGATGGCGTCACAACTGCGCTCGGCTACTGGGGCGCCCTCTCCTCGCGCGCCGGCCTGCTGACCGATCATGACGAGGCCTTCCTCAAGCCCGCCAAGGCCTATTTCGAGGCGCTGATCACCTGGTACGAAACCGCCGATATCGCCACGACCGGCGGCGAACTCTTCACTGCCGTCACCGAAAAGCTGAAATCCGCCGGCCTGAACTCCGCTCTCAATCCTGGCCACCTCGGCAGCCACGAGGAGTGGCTGCATTCGCCGGTTCGCCCCGGCTCCACCGAGCGCCTGCGCTCCGGCATGCCCTTCCAGGTCGATGTCATCCCCGTGCCCATGCCGGCCGGGTGGGCGCTGAACTCGGAAGATGCGATTGCCTTTGCCGATGCGGATCTGCGTGACGCCATCCGCAGCCGCTATCCGGAAATGCATGCCCGCATCACCGCGCGCCGCGCCTTCATCGCCGACAAGCTGGGCGTTGCCCTTAAAGAAACCATCCTGCCGCTTTCGGATACGCCGCTTTATCTGCCGCCCTTCTGGTTGAAAGCCAATCACGTGCTGATCCGCGAATGA
- a CDS encoding amino acid ABC transporter permease — translation MRFDLSILLPHLGFLAQGALLTAEACALALIGSVIMGAFVAIARTSSSALLRRISFVYVDIFRNVPFIVQLFFFYYGLPEIGIYIDAFTTGVVALSIAGGAYASDVIRAGILAIDPGIIEAAEVSGLSRRVTFTKIVLPIALRTSVRPLGSVLINMILTSSILSTITLNELTGSAQIVVSQTYRPFEVYVVLLVVYALLTYLVSLGIALLHRRLNRDMMEAVA, via the coding sequence GTGCGGTTCGACCTTTCGATCCTCTTGCCCCATCTGGGCTTTCTGGCGCAAGGCGCACTGCTGACGGCGGAAGCCTGTGCTCTGGCGCTGATTGGCAGCGTCATCATGGGCGCTTTCGTCGCCATTGCGCGCACGTCTTCCTCCGCTCTTCTGCGCAGGATCTCCTTCGTCTACGTCGATATCTTCCGCAACGTGCCCTTCATCGTGCAGCTGTTCTTCTTCTATTACGGCCTGCCCGAGATCGGCATCTATATCGATGCCTTCACCACGGGTGTCGTGGCACTGTCGATTGCCGGCGGCGCCTATGCGTCCGACGTGATCCGCGCCGGCATCCTGGCAATCGATCCCGGCATTATCGAAGCCGCTGAAGTCAGCGGCCTTTCGCGCCGGGTAACCTTCACCAAGATCGTGCTGCCGATCGCGCTCAGAACCTCCGTTCGCCCGCTCGGCTCCGTGCTGATCAACATGATCCTGACATCGTCGATCCTCTCGACGATCACGCTGAACGAGCTGACCGGCTCGGCGCAGATCGTCGTCTCGCAGACTTACAGGCCCTTCGAGGTGTATGTCGTGCTGCTCGTGGTCTATGCCTTGCTGACCTATCTCGTCTCGCTCGGAATCGCCCTCCTCCACCGCCGCCTGAACCGCGACATGATGGAGGCTGTAGCCTGA
- a CDS encoding LacI family transcriptional regulator has translation MTQNNGRDAAPTIADVAKLAGVSRAVASRALSNEPRPVSADKRERVVEAAARLGYKPNLLAQSLTTKTVNLIAVVVNHIHDLSDLDLFDRLLDQIQSIGKQVIMIRIGSVARVEEFLRNGVAYHVDAALVFSDFADAPTVRRMFRSDLVVMLNGLHDDLSPVVMPDEGSGIAEAVANAAKKGVKRAGLVTGRSSSPMEQARIGFYRQAFTKNGIELVHTVQGDYSYESGHAAAKELAGADCPDAIFCTSDAMAMGILDVCRADFPGNRPTRFRLYGFDNLSLTDFDAYPISSIGYDKSVYVEHIVDFIANPGDFHPGQPPVIVPTTYFPRLTA, from the coding sequence ATGACACAGAACAATGGCCGCGATGCCGCTCCGACGATTGCCGATGTTGCAAAGCTGGCCGGGGTGTCGCGAGCGGTCGCCAGCCGGGCGCTCTCCAACGAGCCGCGACCGGTTTCGGCGGACAAGCGTGAGAGAGTGGTCGAGGCGGCCGCCCGGCTCGGTTACAAACCGAACCTCTTGGCGCAGAGCCTGACGACCAAGACGGTCAACCTCATCGCGGTCGTCGTCAATCACATCCACGATCTTTCGGACCTCGATCTCTTCGACCGGCTGCTCGACCAGATCCAGTCGATCGGCAAGCAGGTCATCATGATCCGCATCGGCTCGGTCGCCCGCGTCGAGGAGTTCCTGCGCAACGGCGTTGCCTATCATGTCGATGCGGCACTGGTCTTTTCGGATTTTGCAGACGCGCCGACTGTCAGGCGCATGTTCCGCTCCGATCTCGTCGTCATGCTGAACGGTCTGCATGACGATCTCTCGCCCGTCGTCATGCCCGACGAGGGCAGCGGCATTGCCGAAGCCGTCGCTAATGCGGCGAAGAAGGGCGTGAAGCGGGCGGGTCTCGTCACCGGCCGTTCGTCCTCGCCGATGGAACAGGCGCGTATCGGCTTTTACAGACAGGCCTTCACGAAGAATGGCATAGAGCTGGTGCACACCGTGCAAGGCGACTATTCCTATGAGAGCGGACATGCGGCGGCAAAGGAACTGGCTGGCGCCGATTGTCCGGATGCGATCTTCTGCACGTCAGATGCGATGGCCATGGGCATTCTCGATGTCTGCCGCGCCGATTTTCCCGGCAACCGGCCGACACGTTTCCGGCTCTATGGTTTCGATAATCTCTCGCTCACCGATTTCGACGCCTATCCGATTTCCTCGATCGGTTACGACAAGAGTGTCTATGTCGAGCACATCGTGGATTTCATCGCAAATCCTGGCGATTTTCACCCCGGCCAGCCACCGGTCATCGTGCCGACGACCTATTTTCCGCGCCTGACCGCCTGA
- a CDS encoding GMC family oxidoreductase N-terminal domain-containing protein, with protein sequence MTTYDYIIVGAGSAGCILAARLSESGRHNVLLIEAGGNDSSPWFRIPVGYARSYYDPKVNWMYWSEPEAALNGRRIYAPRGKVQGGSGSINAMIFVRGAADDFDDWKAAGNLGWGYEDVLPFFRKLETHAGGESKYHGSGGPIHVTPMRGQSHAIADRFLEACAELQLPLNADFNGENIEGAGIYDINTKNGVRSSSSLAYLRPALGRPNLAILRNSRVRRVIVDAEARATGVEVIGPGGITSYSARQEVILSAGAVDTPKLLQLSGIGDGAHLQSLGIPLVRHLPAVGKNLQDHLCASFYYRSTVPTLNDELGTIFGQARQALRYILTRRGPLALSVNQAGAFLRGSPEEERPNIQLYFNPLSYRIPTDPKAGLKPEPYSGFLLAFNSCRPTSRGSVSIVSPELTDAPQIRPNYLGTVHDEEEVIQGSRLVRRIMEAPALRAITEMEMPPSVEARTDEELLTYFRGNSGSIYHLCGSAAMGPDASSSVVDASLKVHGINGLRIVDASVFPNITAGNINAPTMMVAERGAAMILAAA encoded by the coding sequence ATGACGACATACGATTACATCATCGTCGGCGCCGGCTCGGCCGGCTGCATTCTGGCCGCGCGCCTCAGCGAGAGCGGCAGGCACAATGTGCTGCTGATCGAAGCCGGCGGCAACGATAGTTCGCCGTGGTTTCGCATTCCCGTCGGCTATGCGCGCTCCTATTACGATCCGAAGGTCAACTGGATGTACTGGAGCGAACCGGAAGCGGCGCTGAACGGCCGGCGCATTTATGCGCCGCGCGGCAAGGTGCAGGGCGGTTCGGGCTCGATCAATGCGATGATCTTCGTGCGCGGTGCCGCGGATGATTTCGACGATTGGAAGGCCGCGGGCAATCTCGGCTGGGGCTATGAGGACGTGCTGCCTTTCTTCCGCAAGCTGGAGACCCATGCGGGCGGCGAGAGCAAATATCATGGCAGTGGCGGGCCGATCCATGTGACGCCGATGCGCGGCCAGTCGCATGCGATCGCCGATCGTTTCCTGGAAGCTTGTGCCGAGTTGCAGCTGCCGCTGAATGCGGATTTCAACGGCGAAAACATCGAAGGCGCCGGCATCTACGACATAAATACGAAGAACGGTGTGCGCTCGTCTTCGTCGCTCGCCTATCTGCGGCCGGCGCTCGGGCGGCCGAATCTCGCGATCCTGCGCAACAGCCGGGTGCGCCGGGTGATCGTCGATGCGGAGGCGCGTGCCACCGGCGTCGAGGTGATCGGGCCGGGTGGCATTACCAGCTATTCGGCACGGCAGGAGGTTATCCTCTCGGCAGGTGCGGTCGATACGCCGAAGCTGCTGCAGCTTTCCGGCATCGGTGACGGCGCGCATCTGCAGTCCCTTGGCATTCCGCTCGTCCGGCATCTGCCGGCGGTCGGCAAGAACCTGCAGGATCATCTCTGCGCCAGCTTCTACTATCGTTCCACCGTGCCGACGCTGAATGACGAACTCGGCACGATCTTCGGACAGGCGCGGCAGGCCTTGCGTTACATTCTGACGCGACGGGGACCGCTGGCGCTCAGCGTCAATCAGGCTGGCGCCTTCCTGCGCGGCAGCCCGGAGGAAGAGCGGCCGAATATCCAGCTCTATTTCAATCCGCTCTCCTATCGCATTCCGACCGATCCGAAGGCGGGATTGAAGCCTGAGCCCTATTCGGGCTTTCTGCTGGCCTTCAACTCGTGCCGGCCGACGAGCCGCGGCAGTGTCAGTATCGTCTCGCCTGAATTGACGGATGCGCCGCAGATCCGGCCGAATTATCTCGGAACCGTCCATGACGAGGAAGAGGTGATCCAGGGCAGCCGGCTCGTGCGGCGGATCATGGAAGCGCCGGCGCTGCGGGCGATTACCGAAATGGAGATGCCGCCTTCGGTAGAGGCGCGCACGGACGAGGAATTGCTCACCTATTTCCGCGGCAATTCCGGCTCGATCTATCACCTCTGCGGATCGGCAGCGATGGGGCCGGACGCCTCGTCGTCCGTGGTCGATGCATCGCTCAAGGTGCACGGCATTAACGGGCTCAGGATCGTCGATGCTTCGGTCTTCCCGAATATCACGGCTGGCAATATCAATGCGCCGACGATGATGGTGGCGGAGAGGGGCGCAGCGATGATCCTCGCCGCTGCCTGA
- a CDS encoding amino acid ABC transporter permease, which produces MRFSDFTPFDIWLLLQGLGVSLGLFLSTSLIGLLIGTSWAVCRFYRVPVLTPVITFIAELLKNSPVLVQLFLVFFGLPGLLHIRITPTTAATITLSANSAAFVYVIAVSAIESIGRDQIEAARVFGLTRWQVLRHVVAPQAMAFAIGPLTALLVNQLQVTSLISVIGVVDLTKIGNILNLRTLKPFIVWTVVGLLYYLCAKLLAWLGARFENRLRAHAAWRGL; this is translated from the coding sequence ATGCGTTTTTCCGATTTCACCCCCTTCGATATCTGGCTGCTTTTACAAGGCCTCGGCGTCAGCCTCGGTCTGTTTCTCTCGACGTCCCTCATCGGTCTCCTGATCGGCACATCATGGGCGGTCTGCCGCTTCTACCGCGTGCCGGTGCTGACCCCGGTCATCACCTTCATTGCAGAACTCCTGAAGAACTCGCCCGTTCTGGTGCAGCTCTTCCTCGTCTTCTTCGGCCTGCCTGGCCTCCTACACATCCGGATCACGCCGACGACTGCGGCCACCATCACGCTTTCGGCCAATTCCGCAGCCTTCGTCTACGTCATCGCGGTCTCGGCAATCGAATCCATCGGCCGCGACCAGATCGAGGCTGCTCGCGTCTTCGGCCTCACCCGCTGGCAGGTGCTGCGCCATGTCGTGGCTCCCCAGGCCATGGCCTTCGCCATCGGCCCGCTGACCGCCCTTCTCGTCAACCAGCTGCAGGTCACCTCGCTGATCTCGGTCATCGGCGTCGTCGACCTCACCAAGATCGGCAACATCCTGAACCTGCGCACGCTGAAACCCTTCATCGTCTGGACAGTGGTCGGCCTGCTCTATTACCTCTGCGCCAAGCTGCTCGCATGGCTCGGCGCCCGCTTCGAAAACCGCCTCAGGGCGCATGCCGCCTGGAGAGGGCTCTAA
- a CDS encoding transporter substrate-binding domain-containing protein gives MKRILTAIAALAVVAGSALPSFAGMLDDIRSRGVVRIGVSLGGEPIGFRDAQNNPVGYDVDVANRLAEKLGVPVEFTDVSGDARISMLVSGQIDVAIANTSATLERAKVVDFSIPYNRAGLRVIVQKDAGIKELKDLSGKKVVVGRGTTGETFLKSAVPDAQLVYVDQFAPDGVLQLQQKRVDAAIEDSSLLDYLATKNPTLVTLAGLYSNDPIGMAVAKGDPEFVRWLDMFVSDYIQSGAYEANYKKWWGAEANPPALNPQW, from the coding sequence ATGAAACGCATTCTCACAGCCATTGCCGCGCTGGCCGTCGTTGCCGGCTCTGCGCTTCCGTCCTTTGCCGGCATGCTCGACGACATCCGCTCACGCGGCGTCGTGCGCATCGGCGTATCGCTTGGCGGCGAGCCGATCGGTTTCCGCGACGCGCAGAACAACCCCGTCGGTTACGACGTCGATGTCGCCAACCGTCTGGCCGAAAAGCTCGGCGTACCGGTCGAATTCACCGACGTCTCGGGCGATGCGCGCATCTCTATGCTGGTTTCCGGCCAGATCGACGTGGCGATCGCCAATACCTCTGCCACGCTCGAGCGCGCCAAGGTCGTCGACTTCTCGATCCCCTATAACCGCGCCGGCCTGCGCGTTATCGTCCAGAAGGACGCCGGCATCAAGGAACTGAAGGATCTCTCGGGCAAGAAGGTTGTCGTCGGCCGTGGTACGACGGGCGAGACATTCCTCAAGTCCGCCGTCCCGGATGCGCAGCTCGTCTATGTCGACCAGTTCGCTCCCGATGGCGTGTTGCAGCTCCAGCAGAAGCGCGTCGATGCTGCGATCGAAGATTCCTCGCTGCTGGACTATCTCGCCACCAAGAACCCGACGCTGGTTACGCTCGCCGGCCTCTATTCCAACGACCCGATCGGCATGGCTGTCGCCAAGGGCGATCCGGAATTCGTCCGCTGGCTCGACATGTTCGTTTCCGACTACATCCAGTCGGGCGCTTATGAAGCCAATTACAAGAAGTGGTGGGGCGCAGAAGCCAACCCGCCGGCTCTGAACCCGCAGTGGTAG
- a CDS encoding mandelate racemase/muconate lactonizing enzyme family protein, producing the protein MQIASLSTHVVAVPPPHIGGMYWIFVRLTTADGIEGVGEIYSTAFHPQALVPLIEDVFQRYLLGHDPHDVERFWRLAYSSGFTQRPDPTMMGIVSGLEIACWDIIGKAAGKPVHKLIGGRVHEKLRAYTYLYPKNAAGEYDYNDPDLAAECAVKMVEMGFTAVKFDPAGPYTAYSGHQVSLGVMDRCEEFCARIREAVGSSADLLFGTHGQMVPSSAIRLAQRLKKYDPLWFEEPVPPGQEEAMAEVARKTSIPISTGERLTTKYEFQRVLETGAASILQMNVARAGGILESKKIAGMAEAHYAQIAPHLYNGPVGAAASIQLAASSPNFLIHEAIVNFSGFYAEILKTPLHFEDGYLIPSDEPGLGVELNLDVVAKHSPYEGQRLHLQMDDKPADVKAFAPARG; encoded by the coding sequence ATGCAGATCGCATCGCTTTCCACCCACGTCGTCGCCGTCCCGCCGCCGCACATCGGCGGCATGTACTGGATCTTCGTGCGGCTGACGACGGCTGACGGTATCGAGGGTGTCGGGGAAATCTACTCGACCGCCTTCCATCCGCAGGCGCTTGTGCCGCTGATCGAGGATGTCTTCCAGCGTTACCTGCTCGGCCATGATCCGCATGATGTCGAGCGCTTCTGGCGGCTTGCCTATTCGAGCGGCTTCACGCAGCGGCCTGATCCGACGATGATGGGCATCGTCTCCGGCCTGGAGATTGCCTGCTGGGACATTATCGGCAAAGCGGCAGGCAAGCCGGTGCACAAGCTGATCGGCGGGCGCGTGCATGAGAAGCTGCGCGCCTACACTTATCTCTATCCGAAGAATGCGGCCGGCGAATATGACTATAACGATCCGGACCTTGCCGCCGAATGCGCAGTGAAAATGGTGGAGATGGGCTTTACCGCCGTCAAGTTCGATCCGGCCGGCCCCTATACGGCCTATTCCGGCCACCAGGTTTCGCTCGGCGTGATGGACCGCTGCGAGGAATTCTGCGCCAGAATTCGCGAAGCTGTCGGCAGCAGTGCCGATCTGCTCTTTGGCACGCACGGCCAGATGGTGCCGTCTTCGGCGATCCGGCTGGCGCAGCGGCTGAAGAAATATGATCCGCTCTGGTTCGAGGAGCCGGTGCCTCCGGGTCAGGAAGAGGCGATGGCCGAGGTCGCCCGCAAGACCTCGATCCCGATTTCGACGGGCGAGCGGCTGACGACCAAATACGAGTTCCAGCGGGTGCTGGAAACCGGTGCTGCCTCGATCCTGCAGATGAACGTAGCGCGCGCCGGCGGCATTCTCGAATCCAAGAAGATCGCCGGCATGGCGGAAGCGCATTACGCGCAGATCGCGCCGCATCTCTACAACGGCCCTGTTGGTGCTGCGGCGAGCATCCAGCTTGCCGCGTCCTCGCCGAATTTCCTGATCCATGAGGCGATCGTCAATTTCTCGGGCTTCTACGCGGAGATCCTGAAGACGCCGCTGCACTTCGAGGATGGCTACCTGATCCCGTCAGACGAACCGGGGCTGGGCGTGGAACTCAATCTCGATGTCGTCGCCAAACACTCGCCTTACGAAGGGCAGCGACTGCATCTGCAAATGGATGACAAGCCCGCCGACGTGAAGGCTTTTGCCCCGGCCCGCGGCTGA